Proteins encoded by one window of Rhodamnia argentea isolate NSW1041297 chromosome 6, ASM2092103v1, whole genome shotgun sequence:
- the LOC115749326 gene encoding auxin-responsive protein SAUR32-like, with protein MEADKGKAKKGLISKTWERCKSIGRGGGGNKAASPGRLTRKTKSWSGSGAGEAAAAAVAVECGRGRRRRVAPEGCFSVYVGPGRQKFVIKTEYANHPLFKALLDEAEAEYGYSSGGPIELPCDVAVFYQVLMEIGSDDNDDGGGHTGGLGAKRRVGCGFSQGYGAYRLLSPSRMITINQF; from the coding sequence ATGGAAGCCGACAAGGGAAAAGCGAAGAAGGGCCTGATAAGCAAGACGTGGGAGCGGTGCAAATCCATCGGccgcggcggtggcggcaacAAGGCCGCCTCCCCGGGTCGCCTCACGAGGAAGACCAAGTCGTGGAGCGGGTCCGGCGCTGGGGaggccgcggcggcggcggtggccgtGGAGTGTGGCCGCGGGAGAAGGCGGCGAGTGGCTCCGGAGGGGTGCTTCTCGGTGTACGTGGGGCCCGGGAGGCAGAAGTTCGTGATCAAAACCGAGTACGCCAACCACCCGCTCTTCAAGGCCCTCCTCGACGAGGCCGAGGCCGAGTACGGGTACAGCAGCGGAGGCCCCATCGAGCTCCCCTGCGACGTCGCGGTCTTCTACCAGGTGCTGATGGAGATAGGCTCCGACGACAACGACGATGGCGGGGGCCACACAGGCGGCCTCGGGGCGAAGCGGCGGGTCGGGTGCGGATTCAGCCAAGGGTACGGCGCGTACCGCCTGCTCAGCCCGTCCAGGATGATTACCATAAATCAGTTCTAG